Genomic segment of Gavia stellata isolate bGavSte3 chromosome 21, bGavSte3.hap2, whole genome shotgun sequence:
GAAGACCTCAACTGTAACCTGTAAATCAGACAAGCCACCCCTCCCTAAGGCAGGCAAGACCCAGGACAACAAAAACTTTTAAGAGTTTTGGAACAGCGAGCACGGTGGGAAGTGTCTTAAAGACAGAGAATGAAGAGCACAAGTTTCCGATCAGTGAACACAGAGCTCCACAGCACAAAGCCACACACATGAGCAGACCAGGAAGGAGGTGGCAGAGATGAACAAGCAGGGTCTGAGGAGCACAGAATACACACGACATCAACAATGAAAGTGCGGAGGGTGGGAGCGGTGCGCAGCAGGAAGGACAGGCACGTTGTCCCCACGGATGGAGGCAAGAGAGCGGGGATGGAGCACTTCCCGCAGCTGGGTGCCCAGCCTGCAAATGCCCGTAAGAGGGAGTAAGGGACCAGGCACCCAGGATGAACCAAACAGGGCAAAGCCCTCAAAGCAACATCAGACTCTTACCTGCAGATGACCTTTCAAATTGGCTGGCGTTTTATAATCCCCCTTTAAAACctatgaaaaagagaaaactggcGTGACCCTTCTGGGGTAGTGGCTCTGTGaacatcatcaagtccatcTCATTAACCACGTCCTATGTCCCAGTATAATACCTGAACCAGCAGAAATACCCTGATGGGTGTTTGTTCTACATCGTGGTGCTGTACTGGGGCAAAAGTGGGAGGTTTCCTCCTTCTTGACTGTAAGCAAAGACAGGGAGCGGCACCCTGCTGGGGCAGGAAAGCGACACAAGGAATTCTCTGGTTCCCCCCTTTGTCTGGGAGGGGAGAGTATTTTGGCCTTCACCATTGTGCCAGTCCTCCAAATTCATCccaagaaatacagaaagatcCCTGTCCTAGGGACCCAAGAAGTACGGAAAGGTCCCTGTCCTAGGGACCCAAGAAGTACAGAAAGGTCCCTGTCCTAGGGACCCAGAGTCCCTAACCCTGCTCAGGGCAGATGTTCACCCACATCACTTGTGTCCTAGAACAGCTCTCAGTAAGCAGAGAGAGCAAGGAGGAGCTATAACAGACCAGCACACTCAGAGCACGGACCAGCTCCAGGGAAGCTCCTCCGACCTTCCAAGTCAGTGCTGCTACTTGCCCGCCTGCCCACGACCTGCACATGGCATGACGGGGACTGGTCCCACCTGCAGGCGTtcccctgctcccaccagcGTGACAAAGGACAGCTCGTCCAAGGGAACCATCACGGGGAGCACGTGCAAAGCTGGGTGTGCTGCAGAGTCCAGCCTCAGGCGGGGAGGAACCAGTCCACGCCAAAGCATGAGAAACTCCCTCTGCTTAGTAACTGCTGTCTGTGGCTCTGCAGCTTCTTCCTTCCAGTTGTTCCCCAGGGACATGAGTcaatattctaaaaaaaaaaaatcttctggtTTTGCACAAAGGCATTACGAGCGTCCACTCGCATTCCTCATGGGACTGTGGGAGTGGCTGGTGAGCTACCCACGGACACAGCACAGTCTGGGCGTCCTCCTGGGGCCAGACCAGCGTGTCTAGTGCCTACAGCTGTGCAGCTAGATAACATCAGCACACACCAGTAACTCCCACGTCTGGGTTCGACAGCGGGGCTGGGTCAGGGAGGGACAGGTCTGTATCTGccacaacagaagaaacaaacgCCACCACAAAATCATAGGGAATGTCATCAGTTAGAGCCACACCAGACTCAATCTACCGAACACATCTGTTTTGAAGTCATCTCAGTGTAACTGCCTGTCTGTCGTTCCCAGTCTCCCAAAAGGAAGAGAGCATTTGTTTCTCCCCTGCTGTCTTCTGATTCGGttcagcagcctcttccacTCCAGCGGGCTCTGTGGGCGCAGAGACCCACGGCCCCATGCCAGCACTCCCTCCCCGTGGCAGCGCCGCAGGGAGATGGCAGCGACACTCACTCTGTGTGTGTTGTTGACAACTAAGGGGTCGGGGTGGCCGTAGTTGGGTGGGTTGGCATAGGGGTCGTAGCCGAGCCTGGCGAGCATCGGTGCGATGTGGGCCATGTCCTGCAGCACATCCCCCGGGATGTGCCCGATCCACTTAGATAACGCCTCCATGTTCACCGGCTTGATAACCTGGTCTGTTGATCTTTCTatcctggggaaaaataataaagaaataaaacaagatacTAAAGTCGGATTTCACACACATGCTGGGCTCAGACAGAACAGCCTTCAGTGAGGTTCACTGACACCTTAACATTTTGCTCCCAACGCCCAAGACACGCACACAGCGCAGATGCTCAGCACCCACCGGGTCTGCCTGGGGCACAGCTGGCGCAAGGCACAGCGGGGCAGCCCCTTCCCGctcacagccctgctctgggggaGTGGATCCTGGCCAGGGTTTCCACAGCCCCAGTAGTTGGGTACCCCTGTACAGGGGGATCCATCCTGCACCAGCATCAGGGTGTTAGTGGGGCACCTCTGCTTACCACAGGAATATAATGAAAGAAGTGTGGTCTGTAGCACAGATACGCCACATGACCCCACTGAAAATCCAAATATTTATCTGTTTAACCAACCTCAGCAAAATTTACTTTGAACAAATAGTGCTGAAAGCCCTGGAGCAATCATTGCTTCAGCCATGCAAGGTGCATCTCTCTATCCTACACCACAGCTGCCTTCCTGGCCCGCCTGCGGTAAGGGCAGTGGGACGTGCTCCCCACCAGCCACGCTCCCTGCCCTCCAAACCCCGAGAAGCGAGCCCCTTGCAGGTACAGCCCCCCCTGCACCCTGTGCTCGGCGGGACGCTGGCCCAGGGCAGCCACCTGCTCGACTCCATCCAGAGGAAATCACAGCCTGCGCGGCACAGGCGTTGTGGCGTCCTAAGAGGGATGAAAGCACACAGAGGCTGTGATGCTGAGCCTCATGAGAGCCTCCCAGTTACTGACTGCTAAGGCACAGGCAACGCCGCACAGCCTCGTATGGAAGAGTGTCTCAGGGCGCAGGGAAGCGGAGCCTGGCCGCACACTCGCGGCCATCCCTGAGAAACAGAGCAGCTGCGTCTCCACAGCTGCCCTCACCACTCGGGCTTGAGCAGTTTATACAAAGACTGCTTGTGTGGTTCCCTTACACCACTGattaaattttgctaagctagACTTAAGCCTCTGTTTAGGAAATAAAGAGCattgaaagagaagaagaaggtggGAGAAGGCAAGCACCCCCCTAGCAGCCAGAGACAGCCAGCCAGCAAGGAGGGAGTGCTGGGGTGCGTCTCCACAGAGCAGGTATTTCTTTTATCCTGCAATACCAGCACCAAACCTGGCAAGAATTGCTGCTTACCACTGAAAGCCATTCAATAGCAGCAAAACTAATCACAGTAAGGAGGTATTTGAGGATGGGTGGAGAAAAAGAGGCATTAAAGAGCTCACATTTCCAAGCAAGCGGTTCTTTCCAAATTAGAGACCAAATCATTTCTGCACTGTCAAGAGAGATGAATAAAACAGTCACCTGCTCCCAAAATCCTTGACTGACAAGCTGCTCCGTTGGGTACAACAGATTGCTAGTGTTCAAGCCATTTTCTACTCAGGAACACAAAACCTACTGCAGCAAAACTGGATGTGCTGCCACTTCTGCCCCTGAAAGGTATGCATACACACAAGCCACATGtcttttccccccagttttaGCCTTGACCTGCTTCGTGCAACAAAAATGCTCCTCAAAAAGCCGAGGCAGGAGCCGAGACACTCACTTGGAAAGCGACACCCCGCCGGGCTTCCCTATCAGCTCCTCGTGGTGCAGCACCGTGTCACTCCAGGAGATGTCCAGGAACTTCATGATGGCGTGCATGGACTGCTCGGGGTGCAGCACCAGCTGCTCATAGTAGACGGGCAGGCAGCGGGACCGCCCGATCTCCAAGCACTGGGAGTACATCACCTCGATGGCTTTGTTCCACTTGGTCAGGCAGTCTCGGTAGCTGTTCAGGTCGAAGCCCGCGATCGTCACTTTCCGCGTGATCATGGAGTGGACCGAAGCCCGGCCATCTCGAACCATCAGGAGGAATTTGGAATTGGGGA
This window contains:
- the TPST2 gene encoding protein-tyrosine sulfotransferase 2, yielding MRVTMRRVLLVVGSVVALMVTLHLGQQVLECQQVLSERRHRLMRPENEELVMMDSNHVEYRYSKEMPLIFIGGVPRSGTTLMRAMLDAHPEVRCGEETRIIPRVLAMRQAWSKSGREKMRLDEAGVTDQVLDAAMQAFILEVIAKHGEPARYLCNKDPFTLKSSVYLSRLFPNSKFLLMVRDGRASVHSMITRKVTIAGFDLNSYRDCLTKWNKAIEVMYSQCLEIGRSRCLPVYYEQLVLHPEQSMHAIMKFLDISWSDTVLHHEELIGKPGGVSLSKIERSTDQVIKPVNMEALSKWIGHIPGDVLQDMAHIAPMLARLGYDPYANPPNYGHPDPLVVNNTHRVLKGDYKTPANLKGHLQVTQNTSSSH